In Vagococcus luciliae, one genomic interval encodes:
- the aroF gene encoding 3-deoxy-7-phosphoheptulonate synthase yields the protein MIVIMKLGATSEQIERVVKRIEESDLEVQINTGEEQVVLGIKGDTRNIQDVAFKSYDGVDKTVRITNTYKLTSREFHPDNTVVDVDGLKIGDGSFVTMAGPCSIEGLDQIRETARMAKAGGASVLRGGAFKPRTSPYAFQGLEEEGLKYIRQAADEFDMKVITEVMDEAHIDMVAEYSDILQIGARNMQNYKLLSAVGQTGKPIGLKRGIAGTIDEWLNAAEYIAVAGKSDVIFIERGIRTYETATRNTFDLSAIPIIKKLSHFPIIADPSHGTGVWDLVTPMARASVAAGADGMIVEIHPDPANAWSDGQQSLNEKTYLRMMDEVNVLVKAMEEIKSL from the coding sequence ATGATCGTAATTATGAAATTAGGAGCAACAAGTGAGCAAATTGAAAGAGTAGTAAAAAGAATAGAAGAAAGTGACTTAGAGGTGCAAATCAATACTGGCGAAGAACAAGTCGTATTAGGAATTAAGGGTGATACTCGAAATATTCAAGATGTTGCGTTCAAAAGTTATGATGGGGTAGATAAAACTGTTCGTATTACCAACACATATAAACTAACTTCTCGTGAATTCCATCCAGATAATACTGTGGTAGACGTTGATGGATTAAAAATTGGTGATGGTAGTTTTGTTACAATGGCAGGACCATGTTCTATTGAGGGATTAGACCAAATCCGTGAAACTGCTCGTATGGCAAAAGCTGGTGGAGCAAGTGTCTTACGTGGTGGAGCGTTCAAACCTCGTACATCTCCTTATGCTTTCCAAGGTTTAGAAGAAGAAGGCTTAAAATACATTAGACAAGCGGCTGATGAATTTGATATGAAAGTCATCACTGAGGTAATGGATGAAGCTCATATTGACATGGTAGCTGAATACTCTGACATTTTACAAATTGGTGCTAGAAACATGCAAAACTATAAATTACTTAGCGCTGTGGGACAAACTGGTAAACCAATTGGCTTGAAACGTGGGATTGCAGGAACAATTGATGAGTGGTTAAATGCTGCTGAATACATTGCTGTTGCTGGAAAAAGTGATGTTATCTTTATTGAACGTGGTATCCGTACTTACGAAACGGCGACACGAAACACGTTTGACTTAAGCGCCATCCCTATTATTAAAAAATTAAGCCACTTCCCTATTATTGCTGATCCTAGTCATGGGACTGGCGTATGGGACTTAGTAACACCAATGGCAAGAGCAAGTGTCGCTGCAGGGGCTGATGGTATGATCGTGGAAATTCACCCAGATCCAGCAAACGCTTGGTCAGATGGGCAACAATCATTAAATGAAAAAACTTACTTACGAATGATGGACGAAGTAAATGTATTAGTAAAGGCAATGGAAGAAATAAAATCACTATAA
- a CDS encoding shikimate dehydrogenase, which produces MSCIEVNGHTRLAGFFASPAKHSLSPILHTTSFEELGINAVYLAFDIKPDQLTTAINSIRTLDMMGVNLSMPHKVNALPLMDELSKEATLIGAINTIVHKGGKLIGHNTDGFGFMESLRVNQIPIKNQTMTILGAGGAATAILVQAALDGFSDIHIFSRLGNRFDEMKEKILELSNIVDCKITLTDLFDSQTLKKAINRSHILVNSTSVGMINDDSLIDDSLLRQDLVVYDVIYNPRKTKLLKKADQKGCQTINGLDMLLYQGAKAFNLWTNQDMPIEKVKHIIEKA; this is translated from the coding sequence ATGTCATGTATTGAAGTGAATGGGCACACCAGATTAGCAGGATTTTTTGCTAGTCCCGCAAAGCATAGTTTATCTCCAATATTGCATACCACATCATTTGAAGAACTTGGTATCAATGCTGTTTATCTAGCATTTGATATTAAACCTGACCAACTGACCACAGCGATTAACTCGATTCGTACATTAGATATGATGGGAGTTAACTTATCAATGCCACATAAAGTTAACGCTCTACCACTCATGGATGAATTGTCTAAAGAAGCGACTTTGATAGGTGCTATTAATACAATTGTTCATAAAGGTGGTAAGTTAATAGGACATAATACAGATGGATTTGGTTTTATGGAAAGTTTGCGTGTTAATCAAATTCCTATTAAAAATCAAACGATGACGATTTTAGGAGCAGGTGGCGCTGCAACTGCTATTTTAGTCCAAGCAGCACTCGATGGTTTTAGTGACATTCACATTTTTAGTCGATTGGGTAATCGGTTTGATGAAATGAAAGAAAAGATTCTGGAATTATCTAATATAGTAGACTGTAAGATAACGCTAACGGATTTATTTGATTCACAGACTTTAAAAAAAGCAATTAATAGATCACATATACTCGTTAACTCGACAAGCGTTGGTATGATAAACGATGACTCATTGATTGATGACTCACTATTAAGACAAGACTTGGTTGTTTATGATGTGATTTATAATCCAAGAAAAACCAAACTATTAAAAAAAGCAGATCAAAAAGGCTGTCAGACCATTAATGGACTTGATATGCTATTGTATCAAGGGGCAAAGGCATTTAATCTTTGGACAAACCAAGATATGCCCATTGAAAAAGTAAAACACATTATAGAAAAAGCATAA